In the genome of Pelodiscus sinensis isolate JC-2024 chromosome 15, ASM4963464v1, whole genome shotgun sequence, one region contains:
- the TCHP gene encoding trichoplein keratin filament-binding protein produces the protein MALPTLPSAWPSHSSALEKRIVRQREQEARWRQQWELHSRYFQQSGVCSSKQNQWGSRQSYQQSMNAYHRQKIKEEKKINLDQRREQLRKLLYEERELLADELRELRLTKESNMNKIRERSDDLKSAKEERRKKVAEELLYEHWKKNNIKLREIESELHKKHVVDAWGDQLTEKKQQEATEKEEKRRYENEYEIARREALERMKQEKEKRRLEEKKRAEVLLQQMEELKFRELEAKKLKKEQENLLKQQWELEELEEERKQMEACRKKLELGRFLRHQYNAQLKRRAQQIQQELEMDRQILLALLEKEDEDQLLHSARRERAVADAAWMKHVIEEQLQLEKEREAELETIFREEAKQVWEKREEEWERERKARDRLMNEVLAGRMCQIQEKMELNRHAQEESVKYREQLIRELEEAKELTQLEKEEEEELKTARKQELEAQLTERHLQEQDELRRQREEEEEARLAEQHCEKLVQQEAKHMTEQGYHRKFYGRPKTAWT, from the exons ATGGCACTGCCCACGCTGCCCTCCGCCTGGCCCAGTCACAGCAGTGCCCTGGAGAAGCGGATCGTGCGCCAGCGAGAGCAGGAGGCCCGCTGGCGgcagcaatgggagctgcacagcCGCTATTTCCAGCAGTCTGGAGTCTGCAGCTCCAAGCAGAACCAGTGGGGCTCGCGGCAGTCCTACCAGCAAAG CATGAACGCATATCACCGTCAgaaaataaaggaagaaaaaaaaatcaacctggaTCAGAGGCGAGAACAACTTAGGAAACTTTTGTACGAAGAACGAGAATTGCTCGCTGACGAACTCAGGGAGCTGAGACTGACCAAAGAGTCCAATATGAATAAGATCAGAGAGAGAAGTGATGATTTGAAATCTGCTAAAGAAGAGCGCCGGAAAAAG GTTGCTGAAGAGCTGCTGTATGAACACTGGAAGAAGAACAATATCAAACTCAGAGAG attGAATCAGAGCTTCACAAGAAGCATGTGGTAGATGCTTGGGGTGATCAGCTAACAGAAAAGAAGCAG CAAGAAGCaactgaaaaagaagaaaaaaggcgGTATGAAAATGAATATGAAATTGCCCGAAGGGAAGCGCTGGAGAGAATGAAACAGGAGAAAGAAAAGAGGCGTCTAGAAGAAAAGAAACGAGCTGAGGTGTTACTGCAGCAAATGGAAGAACTGAAGTTCCGGGAACTGGAG GCAAAAAAACTGAAGAAAGAGCAAGAGAATTTACTGAAACAgcaatgggagctggaggagctggaagaAGAGAGGAAGCAAATGGAAGCATGCAGGAAAAAGTTGGAGCTTGG TCGCTTTTTGAGACACCAGTATAATGCCCAACTAAAGAGACGTGCACAACAGATACAGCAGGAGCTG GAGATGGACAGGCAAATACTATTAGCCCTTCTAGAAAAGGAAGATGAGGACCAACTTCTCCACTCTGCTAGACGGGAGCGGGCTGTTGCAGATGCCGCCTGGATGAAACATGTAATTGAGGAGCAGCTCCAGTTAGAAAAGGAGCGAGAGGCAGAATTGGAGACTATTTTTAG GGAAGAAGCTAAACAAGTGTGGGAGAAAAGAGAAGAAgaatgggagagagagaggaaggccagagaCAGACTGATGAATGAG GTCCTTGCTGGTAGAATGTGTCAGATCCAAGAGAAGATGGAGCTAAATCGACATGCCCAGGAGGAATCTGTAAAATACCGGGAACAACTAATTAGGGAGCTTGAGGAAGCAAAAGAGCTGACTCAGCTAgagaaagaggaagaggaggaactaAAAACTGCTCGCAAACAAGAGCTGGAGGCCCAG CTTACCGAGCGCCATCTCCAGGAGCAGGATGAGTTACGCCgccagagagaggaggaggaagaggccaggctggcagagcaACACTGTGAGAAGTTAGTGCAGCAAGAGGCCAAGCACATGACAGAACAGGGCTATCACAGGAAG ttctatggtcgTCCCAAAACAGCTTGGACCTGA